A stretch of Camelina sativa cultivar DH55 chromosome 18, Cs, whole genome shotgun sequence DNA encodes these proteins:
- the LOC104761017 gene encoding pentatricopeptide repeat-containing protein At5g50280, chloroplastic-like, whose translation MSMAYSSLATQSFYSSIPLSHRVHFPEPYLLLRSSLYRKTLSLSATSPSSSSSSSIFLSCFDEPSPDSVQQPDNSTNIIREDEVDEEEEGDEFTDPILKFFKSRTLTSEPTEDPARESKFSLQKNRRTSWHLASDFADSGTEIESELEESVFAANQQTPGVLLTPFENGIVAGEILELAKNLKENQTLGEMLSGFEKRFSDAECVDALVMLGESGFVKSCLYFYEWMSLQEPSLASPRACSVLFTLLGRQGMADKILLLLSNLPDKDEFRDVRLYNAAISGLSASQRYGDALEVYEAMDKINVYPDNVTCAIMITTMRKAGRSAKEVWEIFEKMSKKGVKWSLDVFGGLVKSFCDEGLKEEALVIQTEMEKKGIRSNTIVYNTLMDAYNKSNHIEEVEGLFAEMKAKGLKPTAATYNILMDAYARRMQPDIVETLLREMEDLGLGPDVKAYTCLISAYGRTKKMSDMAADAFLRMKKVGLRPSSHSYTALIHAYSVSGWHEKAYASFEEMCKEGIKPSVETYTSLLDAFRRSGDTAKLMEIWKLMLREKIKGTRITYNTLLDGFAKQGHYIEARDVVSEFGKMGLQPSVLTYNMLMNAYARGGQDAKLPQLLKEMAALNLKPDSITYSTMIYAFVRVRDFKRAFFYHKMMVKSGQVPDPRSYEKLRAILEDKAKTKNRKDKTAILGIINSKFGRVKARTKGKKDEFWKYKKNRTTSPDPRRS comes from the exons ATGTCCATGGCGTATTCTTCTCTTGCGACCCAATCCTTTTATTCTTCAATTCCGTTATCTCACCGAGTTCACTTCCCTGaaccttatcttcttcttcgctcttCACTCTATCGAAAAACCCTTTCTCTCTCTGCTACTTCCCCTTcgtcgtcatcttcttcttccattttcctCTCCTGCTTCGATGAACCCTCACCAGATAGTGTTCAACAACCAGACAATTCGACAAATATTATCAGAGAAGAtgaagttgatgaagaagaagaaggagatgagttCACAGACCCAATTCTTAAATTCTTCAAGTCACGAACTTTAACATCAGAACCAACCGAAGACCCAGCTCGTGAATCCAAATTCTCCCTCCAGAAGAATCGTCGAACGTCCTGGCACTTGGCTTCAGACTTCGCTGACTCTGGAACTGAAATAGAGTCCGAGCTTGAGGAATCAGTCTTTGCGGCAAATCAACAAACACCTGGTGTGCTGCTTACTCCGTTTGAAAATGGCATCGTCGCTGGGGAAATCTTGGAACTTGCTAAGAATTTGAAAGAGAATCAAACTCTAGGAGAGATGTTATCAGGTTTTGAGAAAAGGTTTAGTGATGCAGAGTGTGTAGATGCATTGGTGATGTTGGGTGAATCTGGTTTTGTTAAGAGTTGTTTGTATTTCTATGAATGGATGAGTTTGCAAGAACCTTCTCTTGCTTCGCCTCGTGCTTGCTCTGTGTTGTTTACATTGCTAGGTAGACAAGGAATGGCTGATAAGATTCTGCTTCTGCTAAGTAATTTACCAGACAAGGATGAGTTTAGAGATGTTCGTCTCTACAATGCCGCCATTTCTGGTCTTTCAGCTTCTCAAAG GTATGGTGATGCTTTGGAAGTGTATGAAGCTATGGATAAGATCAATGTGTATCCGGACAATGTTACTTGTGCTATAATGATAACTACCATGAGGAAAgcaggaagaagtgcgaaagaAGTTTGGGAGATATTTGAGAAGATGAGCAAGAAAGGTGTGAAGTGGAGTCTGGATGTTTTTGGTGGCCTTGTGAAATCGTTTTGTGATGAAGGGCTAAAAGAAGAAGCTCTTGTGATCCAAacagagatggagaagaaaggtaTTCGTTCAAACACGATTGTGTATAATACGCTGATGGATGCTTACAACAAATCCAACCACATAGAAGAAGTGGAAGGTCTTTTTGCTGAAATGAAAGCTAAAGGCTTGAAGCCTACAGCTGCAACTTATAATATTCTCATGGATGCTTATGCTAGAAGGATGCAGCCTGATATTGTAGAGACACTTCTGAGGGAGATGGAGGATTTAGGTTTAGGTCCAGATGTGAAAGCGTACACGTGTTTGATTAGTGCGTATGGGAGGACAAAGAAGATGAGTGATATGGCTGCTGATGCTTTCCTGCGGATGAAGAAAGTAGGTTTGAGACCTTCGTCACATTCTTACACAGCTCTTATTCATGCTTACTCGGTCAGTGGTTGGCACGAAAAAGCTTATGCTTCCTTTGAAGAGATGTGTAAAGAGGGGATTAAACCGTCTGTTGAAACATACACATCACTTCTCGATGCATTCAGACGATCTGGTGACACTGCAAAGCTGATGGAAATTTGGAAACTAATGCTGAGAGAAAAAATTAAAGGGACACGGATAACATATAACACTCTTCTTGATGGATTTGCCAAGCAAGGACACTACATCGAAGCAAGGGATGTTGTTTCTGAGTTTGGTAAAATGGGTTTGCAGCCAAGTGTTTTGACTTACAATATGCTGATGAATGCGTACGCACGGGGAGGACAAGATGCGAAATTGCCACAGCTGTTAAAGGAAATGGCTGCTCTTAACTTAAAACCTGATTCCATCACATATTCAACCATGATCTACGCGTTTGTTCGTGTTCGAGATTTCAAAAGGGCATTCTTTTACCACAAGATGATGGTTAAAAGCGGGCAAGTACCAGACCCGAGGTCCTATGAGAAACTTAGGGCGATTCTTGAAGACAAGGCAAAGACAAAGAACAGAAAAGATAAAACTGCCATACTTGGtataattaatagtaaatttGGTCGGGTTAAAGCTAGGACGAAAGGGAAGAAGGATGAGTTCTGGAAATACAAAAAGAACAGAACTACTTCTCCTGATCCTCGCCGATCTTGA
- the LOC104763326 gene encoding UPF0481 protein At3g47200-like, translating to MPWALPSIRRDLLLLGNQIPLVVLQTLLDTANFLQPSDLQEIALKFFNGSFKVGERSLVKKHPKFKAKHLLDMIRQTLILIQPPAEGDNNAAIPIQPPQSTSVTIPVEGDNNAAIALQTRLTLPVNKLRKRGIKFEVKKGARTLLDISFKNGVLQIPEVILDDFISVFLLNCIAFEQFHAKSTTEITSYAMFMGCLINSERDASYLAEKGIIQNYLGTDQDGVSRFFK from the coding sequence ATGCCGTGGGCTCTTCCATCTATTAGgagagatcttcttcttctaggaaATCAGATTCCACTGGTTGTTCTACAGACTCTACTAGACACAGCAAATTTTTTGCAGCCAAGTGATTTACAAGAAATCGCTCTTAAGTTCTTCAACGGTTCCTTTAAAGTTGGAGAGCGATCTTTGGTAAAGAAACACCCCAAATTTAAAGCAAAGCATCTTCTTGATATGATCCGTCAGACTTTGATTCTCATTCAACCTCCAGCTGAAGGAGACAACAATGCTGCCATTCCCATTCAACCTCCTCAATCTACTAGTGTTACAATTCCAGTTGAAGGAGACAACAATGCTGCCATTGCACTTCAGACTAGGTTAACATTGCCAGTGAACAAGCTTCGTAAACGTGGCATTAAATTTGAGGTCAAGAAGGGTGCGCGGACATTATTGGATATAAGTTTCAAGAATGGCGTGCTTCAAATTCCAGAAGTAATCCTGGATGATTTTATCAgcgtttttttgttaaattgcaTTGCATTTGAGCAGTTCCATGCAAAGTCAACAACCGAGATAACAAGCTACGCTATGTTCATGGGCTGCCTTATTAACAGTGAGAGAGATGCATCATATCTTGCTGAGAAAGGGATCATACAGAACTATCTCGGAACAGATCAAGATGGTGTGTCTCGATTTTTCAAGTGA
- the LOC109130480 gene encoding uncharacterized protein LOC109130480, translated as MDPSDVLNGETGTLLANVEQYRRLVGKLMYLTFTRPDITFAVHKLCQFTSAPRQPHLNAVYKVLHYLKGTVGQGMFYSATSDFRLKAFADADWGRCTDSRRSVFGICTFIGPSLVSWKSNKQDTVSMSFAESEYRSMAAAVKEILWIRKLMVDLWVDISKASTLYCDNTAALHIANNLVFHEWTKHLEMDCHIVREKVQLGIIKTLHVGTEHQLVDVFTKPLFPTQFLRLIRKMGVINIYTPS; from the coding sequence ATGGATCCTAGTGATGTATTGAATGGGGAAACTGGGACATTATTGGCAAATGTGGAACAATATCGAAGACTGGTTGGCAAACTCATGTATCTGACTTTTACCCGACCTGACATCACTTTTGCAGTACACAAGCTTTGTCAATTTACATCAGCTCCGAGACAACCTCATCTGAATGCTGTGTATAAAGTTCTACATTATCTTAAAGGCACAGTTGGTCAAGGTATGTTTTACTCTGCTACTTCCGATTTTCGACTGAAAGCTTTTGCAGACGCGGACTGGGGCAGATGCACGGATAGCAGACGTTCTGTTTTTGGCATTTGTACTTTTATTGGTCCATCATTGGTCTCTTGGAAGTCAAATAAACAAGACACAGTCTCCATGTCCTTTGCGGAATCGGAGTATCGGTCTATGGCTGCAGCCGTGAAAGAAATTCTTTGGATAAGGAAGCTTATGGTTGATTTATGGGTTGATATCTCTAAAGCTTCTACACTTTACTGTGATAACACAGCTGCTCTCCATATAGCTAACAATTTGGTGTTCCATGAATGGACTAAACATCTGGAAATGGATTGCCACATTGTGCGAGAAAAGGTTCAGTTGGGGATCATCAAGACACTTCATGTCGGCACTGAACACCAACTAGTTGATGTTTTCACTAAACCATTGTTTCCTACACAGTTCTTGAGACTCATTCGCAAGATGGGTGTTATTAACATATACACTCCATCTTGA
- the LOC104763327 gene encoding KDEL-tailed cysteine endopeptidase CEP2-like, with protein MNQKMKRLFLIIFSLLLIFNFARGFNFEELDLVSEESLSKLYEKWMGHYSIVRGTDEMDRRLEIFKDNVKYVHDTMTVPYNLKLNNFADLTFEEFFDMYGNCYTCDGEETYENVSGRFMHENTVEVELPTSVDWRREGAVTGAKSQGKYCRSCWAFSVVAAVEGINKIINKKELVSLSEQELVDCDSNNDGCKPDWGDEGFIRIEKDIDNPQGRCGIAMNPCYVFNVQKDNVMIDDYKRVTEDNEAALAAAVAIQPVSVVIAMDDRRFVQNTGIHALIDGYQLRLQVTTTDTTTPSPDFVF; from the exons ATGAATCAGAAGATGAAAAGACTTTTCTTGATCATTTTCTCTTTGCTTCTCATTTTCAATTTTGCTCGGGGATTCAACTTCGAAGAGTTGGATTTAGTGAGCGAAGAGAGCTTATCTAAGTTATACGAGAAGTGGATGGGGCACTACTCTATCGTAAGGGGAACCGATGAGATGGATCGTAGATTGgagatttttaaagataatgtgAAGTACGTCCACGATACCATGACCGTACCCTACAACCTTAAGCTCAACAACTTCGCTGACTTGACCTTCGAAGAGTTTTTTGACATGTACGGTAATTGTTATACTTGCGATGGCGAGGAAACGTATGAAAATGTTTCAGGACGGTTCATGCATGAGAACACGGTAGAAGTAGAACTGCCGACGTCTGTTGATTGGAGAAGGGAGGGAGCCGTCACTGGTGCCAAGTCTCAAGGAAAATATTGTC GCAGTTGCTGGGCATTCTCTGTAGTTGCAGCCGTCGAGGGAATCAACaagatcattaataaaaaagaacttGTCTCACTGTCGGAACAAGAACTTGTGGACTGTGACAGTAACAATGACGGTTGTAAGCCAG ATTGGGGAGACGAAGGCTTCATAAGGATCGAGAAAGATATAGACAATCCACAAGGGCGTTGTGGTATCGCAATGAACCCCTG ttatgtttttaatgttcaGAAAGATAATGTGATGATTGATGACTACAAGCGTGTTACCGAAGACAACGAAGCTGCGCTTGCAGCGGCTGTTGCAATCCAACCAGTATCTGTTGTAATCGCGATGGATGATAGAAGATTTGTGCAAAATACTGGG ATCCATGCTCTGATTGACGGTTATCAGCTACGACTCCAAGTGACGACGACTGATACTACGACTCCAAGTCCAGACTTTGTCTTCTGA
- the LOC104763328 gene encoding uncharacterized protein LOC104763328: MADQTEAIPLNTQTILHVNMSSVTKLTSDNYLMWSIQVHALLDGYDLAGHIDGSRPQPTPTVTNNGVTTANPDHASWRRQDKLLYSGLLGTVSLTLQPLLSKAQTAAEIWRTLAYTFAKPSRSHVQQIKTHIKYWSKGTKSIDEYFQGLTTRFDQLALLGKPLDHDDQIEHVLGGLPEEYKNVIDQVEGRDVSPTLTALHEKLQSKEAKLLAISSSPAELPASANFANNRSRFSPDKQHQRQGQNWSNNQNPQYQRGNRNDNRFTKGYQGRCQICEIHGHSAKRCPQLANSQPALLPNLMPQQYRPWQPQANLALGYPHPADPWVLESGATHHMTSDLQNLALHQPYNGDNSIVIGDGSALKITHTGSIPLSYPSGQLRLNNVFFVPHLHKNLISVYRLCNSNKVTVEFSPTSFQVKDLKTWTPLLQGRTKGELYEWPVASTPYASFFTTTSTKPSLTD; encoded by the coding sequence aTGGCTGACCAAACCGAAGCTATTCCACTCAACACCCAAACCATCCTTCATGTGAACATGTCAAGTGTCACAAAACTCACCTCTGACAACTATTTGATGTGGAGCATTCAGGTCCATGCACTCCTTGATGGCTATGATCTTGCTGGCCATATTGATGGATCTCGACCACAACCCACCCCAACGGTCACAAACAATGGTGTTACGACGGCCAATCCCGACCATGCATCGTGGAGACGTCAGGACAAGCTGCTCTACAGCGGTCTTCTCGGTACTGTATCACTCACTCTGCAACCTCTTCTCTCCAAAGCTCAAACCGCAGCCGAAATTTGGCGCACACTAGCATACACCTTTGCTAAGCCAAGCCGTAGTCATGTTCAACAAATAAAGACACATATCAAGTACTGGTCCAAAGGTACTAAGAGCATTGATGAGTACTTTCAAGGACTCACAACCAGGTTCGATCAGTTAGCCTTGCTTGGCAAACCTCTTGACCATGATGACCAGATCGAACATGTTCTTGGTGGCTTGCCTGAAGAGTACAAGAACGTCATTGATCAAGTTGAAGGTCGTGACGTCTCCCCAACACTCACGGCGCTCCATGAAAAGCTCCAGAGCAAAGAAGCAAAACTCCTTGCTATTTCTTCATCACCAGCAGAACTTCCCGCTTCTGCCAACTTTGCCAACAATCGCTCACGCTTCTCTCCTGATAAACAGCATCAACGTCAAGGTCAGAATTGGTCCAACAACCAGAATCCGCAGTACCAACGTGGCAACCGCAACGACAATCGCTTCACCAAAGGCTACCAAGGTCGATGTCAGATCTGCGAGATTCATGGCCACAGTGCCAAACGTTGTCCTCAGCTTGCTAACTCTCAGCCAGCACTGCTTCCCAACCTGATGCCACAACAATACCGCCCATGGCAACCTCAGGCCAACCTTGCACTTGGCTATCCACACCCTGCTGACCCATGGGTGCTCGAGAGTGGTGCTACGCATCACATGACCAGCGATCTTCAGAACTTAGCTCTCCATCAACCCTACAATGGCGACAACTCTATTGTTATTGGTGATGGCTCTGCACTTAAGATCACTCACACTGGTTCAATACCTTTATCTTATCCCTCTGGTCAACTGCgattaaacaatgttttttttgttccacaTCTACATAAGAACCTTATATCTGTTTATCGGCTATGTAATTCTAACAAGGTGACGGTTGAATTTTCTCCTACCTcatttcaggtgaaggatctgaaaACGTGGACCCCGTTACTCCAAGGTAGGACTAAAGGCGAGCTTTATGAGTGGCCAGTCGCTTCCACACCCTATGCCTCCTTCTTCACAACCACCTCCACAAAACCATCCTTAACCGACTGA
- the LOC109130481 gene encoding uncharacterized protein LOC109130481 — MTVTQALKDKRWRGVLSTEIDAFAQHRTFDLVPRPPKKNVVGCKWIFKKKFNSNGSHQRCKAHLVAKGYNQQLAQDYTATFSPVIKTTTIRLVLDDSVSKGWPIQQLDVNNAFL, encoded by the coding sequence ATGACTGTCACACAAGCATTAAAAGATAAGAGGTGGCGAGGAGTTCTTTCAACGGAGATTGATGCTTTTGCACAGCATCGCACATTTGACCTTGTTCCTCGACCTCCAAAGAAAAACGTTGTTGGCTGCAAATggattttcaagaaaaaattcAACTCCAACGGTTCACATCAACGTTGTAAGGCCCACCTAGTTGCCAAGGGATACAATCAACAATTAGCCCAAGACTACACCGCGACTTTCAGTCCAGTAATCAAAACCACAACCATCCGTCTCGTCCTTGATGATTCCGTCTCCAAGGGGTGGCCAATTCAGCAACTAGATGTGAACAATGCTTTTCTTTAA
- the LOC109130482 gene encoding uncharacterized protein LOC109130482 gives MEHPPGFVDRDKTDHVCCLQKAAYGLKQAPRAWYTELKAYLLSLGFHNSLADTSLFTLCCGSDFVYLLIYVDDILIIGSNNGLITHILALLAERFSVKDAEALNYFLGIKAHRTSRGLHLSPKKYILDLLHSHNMLACKPVCSSMASSPKLTLHSGIPLSDPREFRKLVGSLQYLAFTRQDIVYAVNHLSQFIHRPTNDHLQAAKRVLHYLAGTTTHRIFFSASNCLSPSCILGCRLDWGHG, from the coding sequence ATGGAGCATCCACCGGGTTTTGTCGACAGAGATAAAACTGATCACGTCTGTTGCTTACAAAAGGCAGCCTACGGGCTCAAGCAGGCTCCCAGAGCCTGGTACACAGAACTCAAGGCGTATCTTCTGTCACTAGGCTTTCACAACTCTTTAGCCGACACCTCGCTTTTCACACTATGTTGTGGCTCTGACTTTGTTTACCTCCTCATCTACGTTGATGATATCCTCATAATCGGTAGTAACAATGGCCTCATTACTCACATCCTTGCTCTACTTGCCGAGAGGTTCTCAGTTAAAGATGCCGAGGCTTTAAACTATTTTCTAGGAATCAAGGCACATCGCACATCGAGAGGGTTACACTTATCTccgaaaaaatatattcttgatcttcttcacaGCCACAACATGCTTGCTTGCAAACCGGTCTGCTCATCAATGGCATCTTCTCCCAAGCTCACCCTTCACTCTGGTATCCCTCTCTCTGATCCTCGTGAATTTAGGAAACTCGTTGGCAGTCTACAATACCTTGCTTTCACAAGACAAGATATTGTGTATGCGGTGAACCATTTGTCGCAATTTATTCACCGCCCGACCAACGATCACTTGCAAGCAGCCAAACGCGTCCTCCATTATCTCGCCGGCACAACCACACATAGAATCTTCTTCTCTGCCTCCAACTGCCTATCACCTTCATGCATACTCGGATGCAGACTGGACTGGGGACATGGATGA
- the LOC104763329 gene encoding uncharacterized protein LOC104763329: MSTTATDDSLNPTNPNPTNPIPTNSTSTNPTPAIPTSTTMEVRRTISPYDLTAADNPSAVISHPLLKGTNYDEWACGMKTALDARNSVSWMALLVSLIKMTIDPVLRSNISHRDVAKDLWDHLRSVSLSPTDHKFNNSKQSLLVANNVVSLLRCTLASFPESRTQDREDDKVHQFLFGLDDSSFRTVCSSLVSRTPLRPMEEVYNIVRQEEDLVRQATQTPAKKLDVTAFAAQSRFRRDDKDKGVLCKHCNRHGHLSDSCYAVIGYPEWWGERPRTRTAHGRGRGGSVASSSVGRGRGVSYVNAVQISAPTADHANYVITDADRDGVTTLSDAEWEGIKKLLNKRAPSATTDRLSGTSSVLSWILDTCASHHLTGRLEVLSDLKDMAPVMVILADGREHISVLEGVVALGAGLILRSVYYVEGLCSDLISMGQLMDENRCVVQLADHFLFVQDRTSRTVIGAGKRERGTFFF, encoded by the exons ATGAGCACCACCGCTACCGATGATTCCTTGAACCCGACGAACCCGAACCCAACGAACCCGATCCCGACAAACTCGACCTCGACCAACCCGACTCCAGCGATCCCGACCTCGACCACGATGGAAGTTCGCCGCACGATCTCCCCATATGATTTGACTGCTGCCGACAATCCTAGTGCTGTGATCTCTCATCCTCTGTTGAAAGGAACGAACTATGACGAATGGGCTTGTGGAATGAAGACTGCTTTAGACGCAAGAAATTCGGTTTCTTGGATG GCACTTCTAGTGTCATTGATTAAGATGACCATCGATCCAGTGTTGCGTTCCAACATCTCTCATCGGGATGTTGCTAAGGACCTCTGGGATCACTTGAGAAGCGTTTCTCTGTCACCAACGGACCACAAATTCAACAACTCAAAGCAGAGCTTGCTTGTTGCAAACAACGTGGTCTCGCTATTGAGGTGTACTTTGGCAAGCTTTCCCGAATCTAGGACA CAAGATCGCGAAGACGATAAAGTGCACCAGTTTCTCTTTGGACTTGATGATAGCAGCTTCCGTACTGTTTGTTCTAGCTTGGTGTCTCGTACTCCACTTCGGCCTATGGAGGAAGTGTATAACATTGTACGTCAAGAAGAGGACTTGGTTCGTCAAGCCACTCAGACACCTGCTAAGAAACTTGATGTCACTGCGTTTGCTGCTCAATCTCGTTTTCGCCGTGATGACAAAGATAAGGGTGTTTTGTGTAAGCACTGCAATCGACATGGACATCTCTCTGATAGTTGCTACGCCGTCATTGGGTATCCGGAGTGGTGGGGAGAGAGACCGCGAACTCGCACAGCACACGGTCGAGGACGTGGAGGCTCTGTTGCATCTTCTAGTGTGGGTCGTGGACGTGGTGTGTCCTATGTGAATGCTGTGCAAATCTCTGCCCCGACTGCCGACCATGCCAACTACGTGATCACTGACGCTGATCGTGATGGTGTTACTACTCTGTCTGATGCAGAGTGGGAAGGCATCAAGAAATTATTGAACAAACGAGCTCCATCTGCTACCACTGATCGTCTATCGGGTACGTCATCTGTTCTCTCTTGGATCCTAGATACATGTGCTTCTCATCACTTGACTGGTCGCTTAGAAGTTTTATCTGATTTGAAAGACATGGCACCAGTTATGGTTATTCTCGCTGATGGTAGGGAACATATTTCTGTTTTGGAAGGCGTTGTTGCTCTTGGGGCAGGATTGATTTTGCGATCTGTTTATTATGTTGAGGGGTTATGTTCTGATCTGATTTCTATGGGGCAATTGATGGATGAGAACCGGTGTGTGGTTCAACTTGCTGATCACTTCCTTTTTGTTCAGGACCGCACTTCGAGGACGGTGATTGGAGCAGGGAAACGTGAGCGTGGAACGTTCTTTTTCTGA